The following proteins are encoded in a genomic region of Pagrus major chromosome 16, Pma_NU_1.0:
- the LOC141010339 gene encoding synaptosomal-associated protein 23-like isoform X1: MPQNIELGATGGASKQDSSKMEDMTVEQMTMRANQVTDESLESTRRMLQMAEESKQTGINTMVMLDEQGEQLKRVDEGMDQINQDMRQAEKNLTDLSKCCGLCVCPCDRVSSIEADSRYKHTWGIGGGESEGDANGSKVVSKQPPGVRNGQAAQANASAPSGPYIKRITNDAREDEMEENLDTVGSIIGNLRSMAVDMGNEIDKQNKQIDGINSKAEMNKVRIDEANQRANKLIK; this comes from the exons AT GCCGCAAAATATCGAGCTCGGTGCCACGGGGGGAGCCTCCAAACAGGACAGCAGCAAAATGGAAGACAtgacagtggaacagatgaCAATGAGGGCCAACCAAGTGACTGATGAG tcacTGGAAAGCACACGAAGGATGTTGCAGATGGCAGAGGAG agcaAACAGACTGGCATCAACACCATGGTGATGCTGGACGAGCAAGGAG agcAGCTGAAGCGTGTGGATGAGGGCATGGACCAGATCAACCAGGACATGAGACAGGCTGAGAAAAACCTGACTGACCTCTCCAAGTGCTGCGGCCTCTGTGTCTGCCCCTGTGACAG AGTGTCTTCAATTGAGGCTGATTCACGATACAAGCATACCTGGGGTATTGGAGGAGGTGAAAGTGAAGGTGATGCAAATGGCTCAAAAGTAGTCTCAAAGCAGCCCCCGGGTGTTCGCAATGGCCAGGCTGCACAGGCGAACGCCTCAGCACCCTCAGGTCCATACATCAAGAG GATAACCAACGATGCACGTGAGGATGAGATGGAGGAGAACCTGGACACAGTGGGCAGCATCATTGGCAACCTGAGATCTATGGCTGTGGACATGGGCAATGAGATAGACAAGCAGAACAAACAGATTGACGGCATCAATTCCAAG gcGGAAATGAATAAAGTTCGTATCGACGAAGCAAACCAGAGAGCCAACAAGCTCATCAAGTAG
- the LOC141010339 gene encoding synaptosomal-associated protein 23-like isoform X2 — translation MEDMTVEQMTMRANQVTDESLESTRRMLQMAEESKQTGINTMVMLDEQGEQLKRVDEGMDQINQDMRQAEKNLTDLSKCCGLCVCPCDRVSSIEADSRYKHTWGIGGGESEGDANGSKVVSKQPPGVRNGQAAQANASAPSGPYIKRITNDAREDEMEENLDTVGSIIGNLRSMAVDMGNEIDKQNKQIDGINSKAEMNKVRIDEANQRANKLIK, via the exons ATGGAAGACAtgacagtggaacagatgaCAATGAGGGCCAACCAAGTGACTGATGAG tcacTGGAAAGCACACGAAGGATGTTGCAGATGGCAGAGGAG agcaAACAGACTGGCATCAACACCATGGTGATGCTGGACGAGCAAGGAG agcAGCTGAAGCGTGTGGATGAGGGCATGGACCAGATCAACCAGGACATGAGACAGGCTGAGAAAAACCTGACTGACCTCTCCAAGTGCTGCGGCCTCTGTGTCTGCCCCTGTGACAG AGTGTCTTCAATTGAGGCTGATTCACGATACAAGCATACCTGGGGTATTGGAGGAGGTGAAAGTGAAGGTGATGCAAATGGCTCAAAAGTAGTCTCAAAGCAGCCCCCGGGTGTTCGCAATGGCCAGGCTGCACAGGCGAACGCCTCAGCACCCTCAGGTCCATACATCAAGAG GATAACCAACGATGCACGTGAGGATGAGATGGAGGAGAACCTGGACACAGTGGGCAGCATCATTGGCAACCTGAGATCTATGGCTGTGGACATGGGCAATGAGATAGACAAGCAGAACAAACAGATTGACGGCATCAATTCCAAG gcGGAAATGAATAAAGTTCGTATCGACGAAGCAAACCAGAGAGCCAACAAGCTCATCAAGTAG